From the Roseibium sp. HPY-6 genome, one window contains:
- a CDS encoding OpgC domain-containing protein, with amino-acid sequence MNAHTQTKRPRDPRLDFFRGIGMFIIFIAHMPWNWWTLWIPARFGFSDATEIFVFCSGMASALAFGKTFDVYGWGIGAARVAQRMWQVYWAFIGQFLVIAVGLVMVHESGFLNSCCGLTQDYVNSLNLWHLYNKTEIALPGLMTMTWVPNYFDILPMYVVILALMPAIMLIARYSVPGAFAFSIGLWLASQFGFLDLPAEPWSDRKWFFNPFAWQMLFFTGFAFMRGWIPAPPVNRNLILIAIAIILVTIPFAYFRIHSANHLDVVWAREVREAIRPLWVKTEFGILRYIHFLALAYVAWVAAGEHGKYLLGHGKLWGGFVRVVQKVGQQSLAVFMASLVIAQTVAILRDMAWARGEWLAQIFTNFGGFLALIAVAYLVAWYKGQPWRKPPPSVSGSSSDGKPGSAPRDGNAQSTERKSSDTKEPALT; translated from the coding sequence GTGAACGCACATACGCAAACCAAACGTCCGCGCGACCCGCGACTCGACTTCTTTCGCGGGATCGGGATGTTCATTATTTTCATCGCGCACATGCCGTGGAACTGGTGGACCCTTTGGATCCCGGCACGTTTCGGGTTTTCCGATGCGACGGAAATCTTTGTTTTCTGTTCCGGGATGGCGTCCGCGCTTGCGTTCGGCAAGACCTTCGACGTTTATGGATGGGGCATTGGCGCTGCCCGTGTCGCCCAGCGCATGTGGCAGGTCTACTGGGCCTTCATCGGACAGTTTCTGGTCATTGCCGTCGGATTGGTGATGGTCCACGAAAGCGGTTTCTTGAACAGTTGCTGCGGTCTGACCCAGGACTACGTCAATTCGCTCAATCTCTGGCATCTTTACAACAAGACCGAAATTGCGCTGCCGGGACTCATGACCATGACATGGGTGCCGAATTACTTCGACATTCTGCCGATGTATGTGGTCATCCTGGCCCTGATGCCAGCAATCATGCTGATCGCGCGATATTCGGTGCCCGGAGCATTCGCGTTTTCCATCGGGCTCTGGCTTGCTTCGCAGTTCGGTTTTCTGGACCTTCCGGCTGAGCCCTGGTCCGATCGCAAGTGGTTCTTCAATCCCTTCGCCTGGCAGATGCTGTTCTTCACAGGCTTTGCATTCATGCGTGGCTGGATCCCGGCACCGCCTGTCAACCGGAACCTGATCCTGATTGCGATCGCGATCATTCTGGTCACGATCCCTTTCGCCTATTTCCGCATTCACAGCGCAAACCACCTCGACGTCGTGTGGGCACGGGAGGTCCGCGAAGCCATCCGGCCGCTCTGGGTCAAGACCGAATTCGGTATCCTGCGGTATATCCATTTTCTCGCGCTCGCCTATGTGGCCTGGGTCGCGGCAGGCGAACACGGCAAGTATCTGCTCGGACACGGCAAGCTCTGGGGCGGATTCGTGCGCGTGGTCCAGAAAGTCGGTCAGCAATCGCTTGCCGTCTTCATGGCCAGCCTCGTCATTGCACAAACCGTTGCGATCCTGCGCGACATGGCTTGGGCACGCGGTGAATGGCTGGCGCAGATCTTCACCAATTTCGGCGGTTTCCTGGCTCTCATTGCGGTCGCCTATCTGGTCGCTTGGTACAAAGGCCAGCCTTGGCGCAAACCACCTCCGTCCGTTTCGGGATCATCGTCGGACGGAAAGCCGGGATCTGCCCCCAGGGACGGAAACGCACAAAGCACTGAACGCAAGTCGTCCGACACGAAGGAACCGGCGCTGACGTAG
- a CDS encoding tetratricopeptide repeat protein, whose translation MRLSDQFGYDITLSDKDAVSAWNATVLAFLAHGKTTPTHLENCLSLSPDFALGHAARGLFCILLGRRELFDTARECLSIAKTSAQNTPVTERERAFIDALDAWLQGFPTRSADILDAMLVRVPEDAFMMKVIHAIRFVLGDAAGMRQSIERVFSAYDEKHPAYGYLLGCRAFSLEETGEYRLAEASGRRGLEFARDDAWGLHAVAHVHDMTGRSEEGAGWLENHPDGWAHCNNFGYHVWWHLALMYLDQGQADKALALYDADIRKDKTDDYRDISNAASLLVRLELEGVDVGARWEEIAQLSDKRAEDGCNVFADLHYLLALLNGGRRMGADRLLTGLKERAKSETDIGRVSAEAGLPTGLGLEQYRKGNYASAFSLLTSARDNLYTIGGSHAQRDVFERITIDAALRAGFSTEAEAIIKSRSSKRGAMDRFAEQRLDICSKMQRAEQVMEDENLRAANSV comes from the coding sequence ATGCGTCTCAGCGATCAATTCGGGTACGATATCACACTGTCCGACAAGGACGCCGTTTCAGCATGGAATGCGACCGTTCTGGCCTTTCTGGCTCATGGCAAGACCACGCCTACTCATCTCGAAAACTGCCTGAGCCTCAGCCCGGATTTTGCGCTTGGCCATGCAGCGCGCGGCCTGTTCTGCATCCTTCTGGGACGCAGAGAGCTGTTTGACACCGCCCGCGAATGCCTTTCGATTGCCAAGACGTCGGCACAGAACACTCCGGTTACCGAACGCGAACGGGCCTTTATCGACGCGCTGGATGCCTGGTTACAGGGTTTCCCGACACGATCGGCTGACATTCTCGATGCCATGCTTGTACGGGTTCCGGAAGACGCTTTCATGATGAAGGTGATCCACGCGATCCGGTTTGTGCTTGGAGACGCAGCCGGTATGCGCCAGTCCATCGAGCGCGTCTTTTCCGCCTATGACGAAAAACATCCTGCCTATGGTTACCTTCTGGGCTGCCGTGCATTCTCCCTTGAAGAGACCGGAGAGTATCGCCTTGCCGAGGCGTCCGGACGCAGAGGACTTGAATTTGCCCGCGACGATGCCTGGGGCCTGCACGCCGTTGCGCATGTCCACGATATGACCGGCCGTTCCGAGGAGGGCGCAGGCTGGCTTGAGAACCATCCTGACGGATGGGCTCACTGCAACAATTTTGGCTACCATGTCTGGTGGCACCTTGCGCTGATGTATCTGGACCAGGGCCAAGCGGACAAAGCGCTGGCGCTGTACGATGCCGATATCCGCAAGGACAAGACAGACGACTACCGCGACATTTCCAATGCAGCTTCCCTGCTCGTCCGGCTTGAGCTTGAAGGCGTTGATGTCGGTGCACGGTGGGAAGAAATCGCGCAGCTTTCCGACAAGCGTGCCGAGGACGGCTGCAATGTGTTTGCCGACCTTCACTATCTGCTGGCGCTTTTGAACGGCGGGCGGCGCATGGGCGCGGACAGATTGCTGACCGGACTGAAGGAACGGGCAAAGAGCGAAACGGATATCGGCCGGGTTTCGGCTGAAGCCGGGCTGCCTACAGGCCTTGGGCTCGAGCAATACCGGAAGGGCAACTACGCCTCAGCGTTTTCCCTTCTGACGTCGGCCCGCGACAATCTTTACACAATCGGTGGCTCCCACGCTCAACGTGATGTGTTTGAGCGCATCACGATCGATGCGGCACTGCGCGCAGGATTTTCAACTGAGGCGGAAGCGATCATCAAGAGCCGGAGCTCAAAACGTGGCGCGATGGACCGTTTCGCAGAGCAGCGACTTGACATATGCAGCAAGATGCAACGTGCCGAACAGGTCATGGAAGACGAAAACCTCAGGGCTGCCAACTCCGTTTAG